Proteins encoded in a region of the Paramagnetospirillum magneticum AMB-1 genome:
- a CDS encoding DsbA family protein: MIAKTFAAALMVSGLALASLPAAAQEVPLTPKQAEAVKKVVRDYLMEHPEVLGEALEALREKMRAQAEADAHKMLEARKDEILKNADDPQGGNLKGDLTVVEFMDYNCGFCKQAFDPLWEAVKADGKTRVVIKEYPILGPDSVLAARVALVAKAQSQAKYDDVHRAFMKFRGRLDEKAIYKIAADQGFNAEQLKKDINGPEIEKALKKNMDLARSLEIGGTPTFIVGDRIISSALDQQTLKQLMDAARRSAAKQGG; encoded by the coding sequence ATGATCGCCAAGACTTTCGCCGCCGCCCTGATGGTGTCGGGCCTTGCCCTTGCCTCCCTGCCCGCCGCCGCCCAGGAGGTCCCGCTGACCCCCAAGCAGGCCGAGGCGGTCAAGAAGGTGGTGCGCGACTACCTGATGGAGCATCCCGAGGTGCTGGGCGAGGCTCTGGAAGCTCTGCGCGAAAAGATGCGCGCCCAGGCCGAGGCCGACGCCCACAAGATGCTCGAAGCCCGCAAGGACGAGATCCTGAAGAACGCCGACGATCCCCAGGGGGGCAACCTCAAGGGCGACCTCACCGTGGTCGAGTTCATGGATTACAATTGCGGCTTCTGCAAGCAGGCCTTCGACCCCCTGTGGGAAGCGGTCAAGGCCGACGGCAAGACCCGGGTGGTGATCAAGGAATACCCGATCCTCGGGCCGGATTCCGTGCTGGCGGCCCGCGTCGCCCTGGTGGCCAAGGCCCAGAGCCAGGCCAAGTACGACGACGTGCACCGCGCCTTCATGAAGTTCCGCGGCCGCCTGGACGAAAAGGCCATTTACAAGATCGCCGCCGATCAGGGCTTCAACGCCGAGCAGCTGAAGAAGGACATCAACGGTCCCGAGATCGAGAAGGCCCTGAAGAAGAACATGGACCTGGCCCGTTCCCTGGAGATCGGCGGCACGCCCACCTTCATCGTCGGTGATCGCATCATCTCCAGCGCGCTGGACCAGCAGACCTTGAAGCAGCTGATGGACGCGGCGCGCCGCTCCGCCGCCAAGCAGGGCGGCTGA
- a CDS encoding pyridoxal phosphate-dependent aminotransferase produces the protein MTFKAARRGAIAPFIVMDVMRDAAARQAAGADVIHLEVGQPSGQAPPKVLDAAARAVRTEPLGYTLALGRDSLRERIARHYHQAYGVSVVPERVCVTTGSSAAFLLAFLAAFEPGDRVAVAAPGYPAYRNILESLGVECVLVPVGPSSRWQITAEVLAGVEGRLDGVVVASPSNPTGSMLSAHEVAELAGWCELHGIRLISDEIYHGITYGRAAATAAGMAAAPHAVVINSFSKYYAMTGWRLGWMVLPEDLARSVECLTQNLYISPPTLSQVAAESVFDCIDELEARVAAYRANRDILVAELPKAGFDRLAPSDGAFYLYADVSEMTNDSREFCARMLAETGVACTPGVDFDPIEGHRTLRFSYAGSAEHMAEAARRLKAWRR, from the coding sequence ATGACTTTCAAGGCCGCCAGGCGGGGCGCCATCGCCCCCTTCATCGTCATGGACGTGATGCGCGACGCGGCGGCACGCCAGGCGGCGGGCGCCGACGTGATCCATCTGGAGGTGGGCCAGCCCTCGGGCCAGGCTCCGCCTAAGGTGCTGGACGCCGCCGCCCGCGCCGTCAGGACCGAGCCCCTGGGCTACACCCTGGCGCTGGGCCGCGATTCCCTGCGCGAGCGGATCGCCCGCCATTACCACCAGGCCTATGGGGTGTCGGTGGTGCCTGAACGCGTCTGCGTCACCACCGGTTCTTCCGCCGCCTTCCTGCTGGCCTTCCTGGCCGCCTTCGAGCCGGGCGACCGGGTGGCCGTGGCAGCGCCGGGCTACCCCGCCTACCGCAACATCCTCGAGTCCCTGGGGGTGGAGTGCGTGCTGGTCCCGGTGGGACCCTCCAGCCGCTGGCAGATCACCGCCGAGGTCCTGGCCGGCGTCGAGGGCCGGCTGGACGGCGTGGTGGTGGCCAGCCCGTCCAACCCCACCGGCTCCATGCTGTCGGCCCACGAGGTGGCGGAACTGGCCGGCTGGTGCGAATTGCACGGCATCCGGCTGATCTCCGACGAGATCTATCACGGCATCACCTATGGTCGCGCCGCCGCCACCGCCGCCGGCATGGCCGCCGCCCCCCATGCGGTGGTCATCAACAGCTTTTCCAAATACTACGCCATGACCGGCTGGCGACTGGGCTGGATGGTGCTGCCCGAAGATCTGGCCCGCTCGGTGGAGTGCCTGACCCAGAATCTCTACATCTCGCCCCCCACCCTGTCCCAGGTGGCGGCGGAGTCGGTGTTCGACTGCATCGATGAGCTGGAGGCCCGGGTCGCCGCCTACCGCGCCAACCGCGACATCCTGGTGGCGGAGTTGCCGAAAGCCGGATTCGACCGGCTGGCGCCCTCGGACGGCGCCTTCTATCTCTATGCAGACGTGTCGGAGATGACCAACGACAGCCGCGAGTTCTGCGCCCGCATGTTGGCCGAGACCGGCGTGGCCTGCACGCCCGGCGTGGATTTCGATCCCATCGAAGGGCACCGGACCCTGCGCTTCTCCTATGCGGGCTCGGCCGAACACATGGCCGAGGCGGCAAGGCGGCTGAAAGCCTGGCGCCGATAG
- a CDS encoding gamma-glutamyltransferase, with protein MRVSKDLSSSVNSLRGRKSALPVAAATVLLALSACGDPARPVGQVGHITGFGGMVAVDEPRAAILGRDVLSSGGTAADAATAIYFTLAVTYPSTASLGGGGTCIVHDSGKKKTEVIDFPAIASNASGQLASAVPANPRGFYALHAKYGRLRWESLLTEPEKLARSGMTISRAFANDLARGLPIIGRDPATRDVFMRADGSVPREGDLLIQPHLAGVISTLRHQTGNFYAGPQARDLVQAVRAAGGTLSLEDLRDIRPVWRDAITVKTDTEIAAFSPPPSVGSAMAAQLVAALWPRWSDADAAERPHLLAEASARAFGERTRWMRPTGWSDDSPDSLVSEARIATMMAGYAADRHQPVANVAAPPTDSQSGTGFAVLDVNGMAVACSVTNHGLFGNGRMAPGTGIILSGVPGMNGPPATAAMVTFNSHNGAVRFVGAASGGGTAALGLTQTFLAAVKDNKPLSEALAQPRLVHAGKPDAVFVETGAISLDPAPLASRGHQISATPMPSRVEAIYCPQGFKNPEGCDMGTDPRGFGLASVAGKKE; from the coding sequence ATGCGCGTGAGCAAGGATCTCTCCTCATCGGTCAATTCGTTGCGCGGCCGCAAATCCGCTCTTCCCGTCGCCGCCGCGACGGTGCTGCTGGCGCTGTCTGCCTGCGGCGATCCCGCCCGGCCCGTCGGCCAGGTGGGCCATATCACCGGCTTCGGTGGCATGGTCGCCGTCGACGAGCCCCGTGCCGCCATCCTGGGCCGCGACGTGCTGTCGTCCGGCGGCACCGCCGCCGACGCGGCCACCGCCATCTACTTCACCCTGGCGGTCACCTACCCGTCCACCGCCAGCCTGGGCGGTGGTGGAACCTGCATAGTACATGATAGCGGCAAAAAGAAGACGGAAGTCATCGATTTCCCCGCCATCGCCTCCAATGCCTCCGGCCAGCTGGCCTCGGCGGTTCCCGCCAATCCCCGCGGCTTCTACGCGCTGCACGCCAAGTATGGCCGCCTGCGCTGGGAAAGCCTGCTGACCGAGCCGGAAAAGCTGGCCCGCAGCGGCATGACCATATCGCGCGCCTTCGCCAACGATCTGGCCCGCGGCCTGCCCATCATCGGCCGTGATCCGGCGACACGCGACGTGTTCATGCGGGCCGACGGCTCGGTGCCGCGCGAGGGCGACCTGCTGATACAGCCCCATCTGGCCGGAGTGATATCGACCCTGCGCCACCAGACCGGCAATTTCTATGCCGGCCCCCAGGCCCGTGACCTGGTCCAGGCCGTGCGGGCGGCGGGCGGCACCCTGTCGCTGGAGGATCTGCGCGACATCCGCCCCGTCTGGCGCGACGCCATCACCGTCAAGACCGATACCGAGATCGCGGCCTTCTCCCCGCCGCCATCGGTTGGCAGCGCCATGGCCGCCCAACTGGTGGCCGCCCTGTGGCCGCGCTGGAGCGATGCCGACGCGGCCGAGCGGCCCCATCTGCTGGCGGAAGCTTCGGCCCGGGCCTTTGGCGAGCGCACCCGCTGGATGCGCCCCACCGGATGGAGCGACGACTCCCCCGACTCCCTGGTGAGCGAGGCGCGCATCGCCACCATGATGGCCGGCTATGCCGCCGACCGCCACCAGCCGGTGGCCAATGTCGCCGCGCCGCCCACCGACAGCCAGTCGGGAACCGGCTTTGCCGTTCTCGACGTCAACGGCATGGCGGTGGCATGCAGCGTCACCAACCACGGCCTGTTCGGCAACGGCCGCATGGCGCCCGGCACCGGCATCATACTGTCGGGTGTTCCCGGCATGAACGGCCCGCCGGCCACCGCCGCCATGGTCACCTTCAACAGCCATAACGGCGCCGTCCGCTTCGTCGGCGCCGCCTCGGGCGGCGGCACCGCCGCCCTGGGCCTGACCCAGACCTTCCTGGCCGCCGTCAAGGACAACAAGCCGCTGTCCGAGGCCCTGGCCCAGCCGCGTCTGGTCCATGCGGGCAAGCCCGACGCCGTCTTTGTCGAGACCGGCGCCATTTCCCTGGACCCCGCCCCCCTGGCCAGCCGCGGTCACCAGATCAGCGCCACCCCCATGCCCAGCCGGGTTGAGGCCATTTATTGCCCGCAGGGCTTCAAGAACCCCGAGGGCTGCGACATGGGTACCGATCCGCGCGGCTTCGGCCTGGCCAGCGTGGCAGGCAAGAAGGAATGA
- a CDS encoding nitrite reductase, with product MWKGVRNALLLTALPFAMSGAAFAQEATLSKEAKEASAKIYFERCAGCHGVLRKGATGKNLEPANTTKLGQARLEKILTNGTDGGMVNFDDILTKDEIKNMATYIQMTPDVPPEWGIKEMTASWKVTVKPEDRPKKQMNKVNLKNVFSVTLRDTGEIALIDGDTKKIWTIIKTGYAVHISRLSASGRFVYVIGRDGKLDMIDLWMETPAVVATIKIGMDARSVETSKFKGFEDKYAVAGSYWPPQYVIMDGADLKPLKIVSTRGITVDGEYHPEPRVASIVASMIKPEWVINIKETGLIKLVDYSDIKNLKETTIESAKFLHDGGWDASKRYFLVAANASNKVAVVDTKDGKLAGLVDTKSKPHPGRGANFNHPKFGPVWATSHLGADVITLIGTDPAKHKDQAWKVVAELKNHGAGSLFVKTHPKSNNLWADAPLFPEKDMAESVTVYDIKNLDKGPEVINIAKLADLPETKAVKRAVQAEYNEKGDEVWFSIWAGKTDPSAIVVMDDKTRKVKAVIKDPKLITPTGKFNVYNTQHDIY from the coding sequence ATGTGGAAGGGAGTTCGGAACGCATTGTTGCTGACGGCGCTGCCGTTCGCGATGAGTGGGGCTGCGTTCGCCCAGGAAGCGACTTTGAGCAAGGAAGCCAAGGAAGCTAGTGCCAAGATCTATTTCGAGCGCTGCGCCGGCTGCCATGGCGTGCTGCGCAAGGGTGCCACCGGCAAGAATCTCGAGCCGGCCAACACCACCAAGCTGGGCCAAGCCCGCCTCGAGAAGATTCTGACCAATGGCACCGATGGCGGCATGGTGAACTTCGATGACATCCTGACCAAGGATGAAATCAAGAACATGGCCACCTACATCCAGATGACCCCCGACGTTCCGCCGGAATGGGGCATCAAGGAAATGACTGCCTCCTGGAAGGTCACGGTGAAGCCGGAAGACCGTCCGAAGAAGCAGATGAACAAGGTCAACCTGAAGAACGTCTTCTCGGTGACCCTGCGCGATACGGGCGAGATCGCCCTGATCGACGGCGATACCAAGAAGATCTGGACCATCATCAAGACCGGCTACGCCGTGCACATCTCGCGCCTGTCGGCGTCGGGCCGCTTCGTGTACGTCATCGGCCGCGACGGCAAGCTGGACATGATCGACCTGTGGATGGAGACCCCCGCCGTGGTGGCCACCATCAAGATCGGCATGGATGCCCGTTCGGTGGAAACCTCCAAGTTCAAGGGCTTCGAGGACAAGTACGCCGTGGCCGGCTCCTACTGGCCGCCCCAGTACGTGATCATGGACGGCGCCGACCTCAAGCCGCTCAAGATCGTCTCCACCCGCGGCATCACCGTGGATGGCGAATATCACCCCGAGCCCCGCGTGGCCTCGATCGTCGCGTCGATGATCAAGCCCGAATGGGTCATCAACATCAAGGAAACCGGCCTGATCAAGCTGGTGGATTACTCCGACATCAAGAACCTGAAGGAGACCACCATCGAGTCGGCTAAGTTCCTCCACGACGGTGGCTGGGACGCGTCCAAGCGCTACTTCCTGGTGGCCGCCAACGCCTCCAACAAGGTGGCCGTGGTCGACACCAAGGACGGCAAGCTGGCCGGTCTGGTCGACACCAAGTCCAAGCCCCATCCGGGCCGCGGCGCCAACTTCAACCATCCGAAGTTCGGTCCCGTGTGGGCCACCTCGCACCTGGGCGCCGACGTGATCACCCTGATCGGCACAGATCCGGCCAAGCATAAGGATCAGGCCTGGAAGGTCGTCGCCGAACTGAAGAACCACGGTGCGGGTTCGCTGTTCGTCAAGACCCATCCCAAGTCCAACAACCTGTGGGCCGACGCTCCGCTGTTCCCCGAAAAGGACATGGCCGAGTCCGTCACCGTCTACGACATCAAGAACCTGGACAAGGGCCCCGAGGTGATCAACATCGCCAAGCTGGCCGACCTGCCGGAAACCAAGGCGGTCAAGCGCGCGGTGCAGGCCGAGTACAACGAGAAGGGCGATGAAGTCTGGTTCTCGATCTGGGCCGGCAAGACCGATCCGTCGGCGATCGTGGTCATGGACGACAAGACCCGCAAGGTGAAGGCCGTGATCAAGGATCCGAAGCTGATCACCCCCACCGGCAAGTTCAACGTGTACAACACGCAGCACGATATCTACTAA
- a CDS encoding M48 family metalloprotease, producing MLTRIILLVTFLLVASMPPALAQSQPRRQFIRDAEVENTIRTFGTPIFQAAGLDPAAVRINLIIDPTLNAFVAGGQNIFFHTGLLVRSEHPGQLIGVMAHETGHIAGGHLIRSTEAVANASTEAILATLLAAAAGAATGRGDVGMAGALGGNELAMRNLLAFSRSQESQADQMAMRFLDSTHQSGKGLLEFFDILGDQEALVSSRQDPYVRTHPLTRDRVSFVRSQVDQSPWSKTPWSPEWIEMHRRMKAKLFAFIEPPIRTFQRYKEADTSIEARYARAIAAYRKPDLVMALGLIDGLIKERPNDPYFWELKGQMLFENGRGPEAIEPYRKAVKLLPDSALLRIALGQVLIESEDQSLLTEAENHLTAAVNREPEDVFAWQQLAIAFARDGKEGMASYALAEHYMLAGKLSESLFHANKAEQLLGKQGSIWLRIQDIKERASQVKADRDRARKWW from the coding sequence TTGCTCACGCGCATTATCCTTCTGGTGACGTTCCTGTTGGTCGCTTCGATGCCGCCGGCTTTGGCTCAATCCCAGCCGAGGCGGCAGTTCATCCGTGACGCCGAGGTGGAAAATACCATCCGGACTTTCGGGACGCCAATTTTTCAGGCGGCCGGGCTGGACCCCGCGGCGGTTCGCATCAATCTGATCATCGACCCGACCTTGAACGCCTTCGTGGCGGGCGGCCAGAACATCTTTTTCCACACCGGCCTGCTGGTGCGGTCCGAGCATCCGGGCCAGCTGATCGGCGTGATGGCCCACGAAACCGGCCACATCGCCGGCGGCCACCTGATCCGCAGCACCGAGGCGGTGGCCAATGCCTCGACCGAGGCCATTCTCGCCACCTTGCTGGCGGCGGCGGCGGGGGCCGCCACCGGGCGCGGCGACGTGGGCATGGCGGGGGCGCTGGGCGGCAACGAGCTGGCCATGCGCAATCTGCTGGCCTTCTCGCGCAGCCAGGAAAGCCAGGCCGACCAGATGGCCATGCGCTTTCTCGACAGCACCCACCAGTCGGGCAAGGGCCTGCTGGAGTTCTTCGACATTCTGGGCGACCAGGAGGCGCTGGTCTCGTCGCGCCAGGACCCCTATGTCCGCACCCACCCGCTGACCCGTGATCGCGTCTCCTTCGTGCGCTCCCAGGTGGACCAGTCGCCCTGGAGCAAGACTCCCTGGTCGCCGGAATGGATCGAGATGCACCGGCGCATGAAGGCCAAGCTGTTCGCCTTCATCGAGCCGCCCATCCGGACCTTCCAGCGCTACAAGGAGGCCGACACCAGCATCGAGGCCCGCTATGCCCGCGCCATCGCCGCCTATCGCAAGCCCGATCTGGTCATGGCCCTGGGGCTGATCGACGGACTGATCAAGGAACGGCCCAACGATCCCTATTTCTGGGAACTGAAGGGCCAGATGCTGTTCGAGAACGGCCGAGGCCCCGAAGCCATCGAACCCTACCGCAAGGCGGTCAAGCTGCTGCCCGACAGCGCCCTGCTGCGCATCGCCCTGGGGCAGGTGCTGATCGAGAGCGAGGACCAGTCGCTGCTGACCGAGGCCGAGAACCACCTGACCGCCGCCGTCAACCGCGAGCCAGAGGACGTGTTCGCCTGGCAGCAACTGGCCATCGCCTTCGCCCGCGACGGCAAGGAGGGCATGGCCTCCTACGCCCTGGCCGAGCATTACATGCTGGCCGGCAAGCTGTCGGAATCCCTGTTCCACGCCAACAAGGCGGAGCAGTTGCTGGGCAAGCAGGGCTCCATCTGGCTGCGCATTCAGGACATCAAGGAACGCGCCTCCCAGGTCAAGGCCGACCGCGACCGGGCCCGCAAGTGGTGGTAG